From Cenarchaeum symbiont of Oopsacas minuta, one genomic window encodes:
- a CDS encoding prefoldin alpha subunit — MSQEQTQQLLYEMQMLESHITELNRRESSLEAVLREAIAATQSIKSLEGTTPVKSLVPLGLGAFARTEIYPNAKLIVNIGAGIAVEKEHGSAINYIESRIKEIDVAMQDTASRKHEAIERMEQGRQVISNMGKAAAKPSAKTNV, encoded by the coding sequence ATGAGTCAGGAGCAAACCCAGCAGTTACTATACGAGATGCAGATGTTAGAAAGCCATATTACAGAATTGAACAGGCGTGAATCTAGTCTTGAGGCAGTACTGCGTGAAGCCATAGCTGCGACCCAATCTATAAAATCCCTAGAGGGTACAACGCCTGTTAAATCACTTGTTCCACTCGGACTAGGTGCATTTGCTAGAACAGAGATATATCCAAATGCGAAACTCATAGTAAATATCGGTGCTGGTATTGCAGTGGAAAAAGAACATGGTTCTGCCATAAACTATATTGAATCTAGAATTAAAGAGATAGATGTGGCAATGCAAGATACTGCTTCACGCAAGCATGAAGCAATAGAGCGTATGGAACAAGGAAGGCAGGTGATCTCAAATATGGGTAAAGCTG